Part of the Henckelia pumila isolate YLH828 chromosome 2, ASM3356847v2, whole genome shotgun sequence genome is shown below.
TCATTTGATTGATAAGCTCGTTTTTATTTTACTCAAAACTATAATTAGTGATAACAATGTTATTTAGTGGACGATTATTTCGCCCAATGGTATATGAAGCTGTGTATTTTCTCACGCGGGCATACTTTTCAAACCTAATAACTTGTGGGAAAACGTCCTATTTATTGAAATTAGTCCTCACATGTCAGTTATTGTCAAAAATACCAATCTAAGTATGCATCATAGATAGtctatgttttattatttaacaaaattttaattagaCCATCTAACGTATTGATGGGTAtgagtatattttttaaatatactttttatatataaattaatagaGTGGTTCGATTTGcaagaataatatttttaaaggaCTAATTCTTAATTTTGTAGTCCTGGGTGATTAAATTGCATTTTTTGAGCCTAGGAGGGTTAGTGTGCAATTTAGTTcatttttgcctataaataggagtgAATCTCTTCATTTCAAGGTAAGTGACTCTTTAGCCTACAAAAGCTCTCTGCTCTCCTGTTTTGTGTGGAGGTGatcgctgacttgagcgtcggagggtttTCGCCGGGTGACCACCCGGCGCCTCTAACGTGTGTTCGTGAATCAGGTGACAACCCAAAAGGAAGACGTGCGACTTCTTCAGGTGACCGAAGGAGTAGGAGATCAGGAGATCGTTCCCATCTGTAGGTGACCGAAGAAGCAGGAGACCAGGAGAACGTACGACTTCCTATTTTATTTGCTGAATAGGGACATAATTATTTCGCCCGCATCagattggcgccgtctgtgcgAAAGCCACCTATCCACTAGAGATGCAAACGCGATCACATGCCACCCGTAACACTGAAGGTGGACGGGAGCTCCCGCCTCCTAACCACCCGCCGCAAGAGGAGTTTCTGATCACCCCAAATGCCTTGAAATCCATGTTGGAGGAAGCTGCCTCGCGTGCAGTCGCGGAGGCCATGACACATTTTTTGGCAGCACAACAGCATAACTTGGAAAACAATCCAAATGTAAATGGTGAATTGCCTCCTCCTCAACACCAAGAAAGGAGACGCACACTAGAAGAAGAAGTTGGAACTAACAGGGTGCCAAACCCCAGTGCAAGAAGGGAAACCGTGCTCCATGAGGAGGAGGTAAATAGCCACGGGCCCGTGCGCCCCGGAATTCGACTGAGGAGAGAGGAGAAAGTGCTCTAGCAATCTTACCGGCCCGGCGTAGCCCATTCACTACTGCTATTTTAGCCGAGGTACTGACAGCTGGAGTGAAGATAGCAAGTCTGCCAGAGTACGATGGTTCAGGAGATCCTCAGGATCATCTCGACAGGTTTTATGCAAAAGCCGATCTATATGACTTCAGTGATGCCGCATACTACAAAATCTTCCGGACTACGCTGACTAATCGCGCACTGGCATGTTCAATAAACTCCCAGCAGGAAGCATTGCAAGCCTGGAACAACTTACTCAGCGTTTCCTTCATCAGTTCTCCATTAATTGAAAATACCCTAAGACTGCATCATACCTATTCTCGGTTGTGCAAAAAGAAGGAGAGAGCTTGAGAGAGTATGTGCAGCGTTTCACTCAGGTTGTTCACGAAGTCCCACATGTCAATCATGATCTCTTGGCAGGAATTATGCAACAAAACCTCCGTCATCAAAAGTTTAAAGAATCCATAGCAGGAAAACCCCCAAGCACCTTGGAAGAATTACTGAAAAGAGCCGAGAAGTATATACGCATTGAGGAGACTATTGAACCACGATATTTAGGGAAAAGAAAAAGGGAAGAAGAAAAACCAAGAGAAGgccgaaaagaagagaaacgaGGATTCCAAGGCCCTCGTCTTCAGCAGGTACCCCTAAATGCACGCTTGACTGATATATTGGTGGTTGCGGAAAAACAAGGCTTGCTGCAACCTCCGAGGCCAATGAAAGACAACCCAAAGCGACTGAAATCTGACAAGTATTGCCACTTTCACAAAGACAAAGGACATTCTACCGAAGACTGTTATAGTTTGAGAACAGAAATAGAGAAGCTAATCAAACGTGGCTATTTAAAAGACTTCGTGAGTAAGTCTCACCACCAACAACGAGACAACAAGACTTATGAAGACCGCTGAAACAGAGAACCCCCAAAGAATCATGAGAAGCAAGGAAAGCATAATGGAGATTTCCATGAGAACATGCCGACCGGAGGGGTTATCGCTGTTATAACCGGGGGACCAGCTTGCGGAGATTCAAATAGAGCAAGGAAGACTCTTCTGCGTAATGCTTCTAGGGGGAATCACTATCCTCACCCTAACCAAGCCCAAGTCGTGTGTGAAATATCGAAAATATCAAAAGAAATGACATTCACTGAGTCAGATAGGGAATACCCTTTAGTTGAGCACAATGACGCATTGGTTGTCTCCACTACAATATCCAACTTCTGGGTGAAAAAGATGCTGGTTGACTCGGGCAGTTCAGCAGATATCATTTTTCTTAATGCATTTGTTAAAATGGGGATAGACAATGCACAGCTAACGCCCATCAGCACCCCTTTAGTTGGATTTTCTGGAGAAGTAGTGGAAGCACTAGGAGAGATCACACTTCCTCTCTCGCTAGGTTTGTATCTGAGAAGAGTTACAAAAATGGTAAAGTTCTTGGTAGTAAATGCATCCTCTGCATATAACGTGATACTGGGGCGCCCGAGTCTAAATGTTTTCCAAGCCATAGGATCAACCTATCATATGAAGTTGAAGTTCCCAACGTCAGAAGGATTTGGAGAGGCTATTGGTGATAGCAGGTTGGCTCGGGAGTGTCATGCTAACATCCTGCGAGACCCAGCCAATTGCAAGAAAAGGTCAAGGGTGGACGAGATATCAACTCAGAAGAAGAGACATCCACAGACAGATGAGCCCAAAAATGATAGAATACATACTATCGATAGTGAAGTCGAGGAAGTAAAACACTTAGAGGCAACCGAAGCGCTAAAAAGAATAGAGGTAACTTCAGGAAGTCCCGGTAGAACTCTTAAGATTGGAACGGAGATGCCTGCTGAAGTAGAACAGATGATAACAACATTCCTCAGGGAAAATGCAGATGTATTCGCCTGGGAAGGTGAACCCTTACCAGGAATACCTCATGAATATGCCCTCCATCAACTTAATGTGGACCCCAGGATGAAGCCAGTAAAGCAAAAGAAACGATCTTTTGGAGCAGAAAAGAACAAACATATTACGGTCGAAGTAGAAAAACTGGTGAAGACCAAGTATATCAGGCCAGTCTCCTATCCCGAATGGCTAGCAAATGTGGTGCTTGTTCCCAAACCCGGAGGTAAGTGGCGTCTATGCATAGACTTCACCGATTTAAACAAGGCTTGCCCCAAAGATCTCTTTCCCTTGCCACGAATCGACTTGTTGGTTGATTCCACCGCCGGATGTGAGTTGCTCAGTTTTTTGGATGCTTACCAAGGGTATAATCAGATAGGTTTAGCTcctgaagatcaagaaaaagcAAGCTTCATTACTGATCAAGGTATCTATTGCTATGAAGTAATGCCTTTTGGATTGAAAAATGCTGGGGCCACGTATCAAAGATTGGTAAACAAAATGTTCGAGAAATTGATCGGGCGGAGTATGGAGGTCTATATCGATGATATGTTGATAAAAAGCGTTATAGCTCTCAAGCATGTGGAAGATATCAAAGAATGTTTTGAGATATTGAGGAAATACAAAATGAAGTTAAACCCCGAAAAATGTGCTTTTGGGGTTCGAGGAGGAAAATTCTTAGGATACATGGTTTCTCAGCGAGGAATAGAGGCGAACCCTGAGAAAATTAAAGCAATCCTAAGCATGGCGCCCCCAAGAGCATAAAAGGGATGCAGGAGTTAGCAGGAAGGATGGCCGCCTTGAACCGTTTTATTTCCAGATCGGCTGACAGAGGGTTGCCATTCTTCAAAGTCCTAAGGCAGGGAAAAGGTTTTCGTTGGACCGAAGAGTGTCAGCATGCTTTCGAAGATTTAAAAAAGTACTTAGCAGCATCACCATTGCTCGTGAAACCAAGAGACGGAGATACCCTTTTACTCTACTTGGCAATATCGACTGAATCAATCAGCGCAGTTCTGACGGTGGACAGGGAACGAGAACATAAACCCGTGTACTACATAAGCAAAGTATTGCAAGGCGCCGAGCTCCGATACACTAACATCGAGAAGTTGGCCTTAGCATTAGTAGTGGCAGGAAGAAAGCTGTGTCCCTACTTTTTATCCCACCAGGTGATCGCACTAACAAATCACCCTTTGAAGAGAATATTATCCAGCCCAGAGACATCTGGAAGGATGACCAAATGGGCCGTCGAGCTAAGTGAGTATGGGATTGAATATCAGCCGCGCCCCGCCATTAAAGCACAAGTTATAGCAGACTTCATAGTAGAAATGGAATCCAATGGCGTAGGAGTTTCAGCTCCCACTTGGGCAATCCACGTAGATGGATCCTCCACGTCTGGAGGGAGTGGAGCAGGAGTGTTAGTAGAAAGTCCACAGGGAGATCAGTTCCAGTACGCCATCAAATTTCAGTTTCCAACATCAAACAATGAAGCAGAATACGAAGCACTTATCATGGGAATAGAACTAGCTTTAGCGGCAGGGGCTGGAAAGCTGATCGCCTATAGCGATTCACAACTCATAGTCAATCAAGTTCAAGGGAACTATGAAGCCAAAGAAGATAGTATGAAGGAGTACTTATCAAAAGTGAAGGACCTTCTTGTTCGTTTagagaattttgaaatcaaacaAATTCCTCGAACGGAAAATGAAATAGCAGATCAACTGGCCAAATTCGGCAGCTCCGCGACAGGAATTAGTAGCAGGATAATTACGTTCATCACGTGTGATAGAAAGGGAATAGGAACTGGAAGTCTTAACATCCTGTGTGCAAATCAGGGCGAGCCAAGTTGGAAGGATGAAATCATCAAGTACCTGTCAGAAGGAGAACGTCCCCCAGAGCAGGACAAAGCAAGAAAGCTTAGGGTAAGAGCCGCACGATTCACTTTAATAGACG
Proteins encoded:
- the LOC140878257 gene encoding uncharacterized protein; the encoded protein is MPTGGVIAVITGGPACGDSNRARKTLLRNASRGNHYPHPNQAQVVCEISKISKEMTFTESDREYPLVEHNDALVVSTTISNFWVKKMLVDSGSSADIIFLNAFVKMGIDNAQLTPISTPLVGFSGEVVEALGEITLPLSLGLYLRRVTKMVKFLVVNASSAYNVILGRPSLNVFQAIGSTYHMKLKFPTSEGFGEAIGDSRLARECHANILRDPANCKKRSRVDEISTQKKRHPQTDEPKNDRIHTIDSEVEEVKHLEATEALKRIEVTSGSPGRTLKIGTEMPAEVEQMITTFLRENADVFAWEGEPLPGIPHEYALHQLNVDPRMKPVKQKKRSFGAEKNKHITVEVEKLVKTKYIRPVSYPEWLANVVLVPKPGGKWRLCIDFTDLNKACPKDLFPLPRIDLLVDSTAGCELLSFLDAYQGYNQIGLAPEDQEKASFITDQGIYCYEVMPFGLKNAGATYQRLVNKMFEKLIGRSMEVYIDDMLIKSVIALKHVEDIKECFEILRKYKMKLNPEKCAFGVRGGKFLGYMVSQRGIEANPEKIKAILSMAPPRA